A single region of the Bacteroides luhongzhouii genome encodes:
- the galE gene encoding UDP-glucose 4-epimerase GalE has product MKERILVTGGTGYIGSHTVVELQNSGYEVIIIDNLSNSSADVVDNIEKVSGIRPVFEKLDCLDFAGLDAVFTKYKGIKAIIHFAASKAVGESVQKPLLYYRNNLVSLINLLELMPKHGVEGIVFSSSCTVYGQPDELPVTEKAPIKKAESPYGNTKQINEEIIRDTVASGAPINAIMLRYFNPIGAHPTALLGELPNGVPQNLIPYLTQTAIGIREKLSVFGDDYDTPDGSCIRDFINVVDLAKAHVIAIRRILEKTQKEKVEVFNIGTGRGVSVLELINGFEKATGVKLNYQIVGRRAGDIEKVWANPDFANKELGWKAVETLEDTLRSAWNWQLKLRERGIQ; this is encoded by the coding sequence ATGAAAGAAAGAATTTTAGTAACAGGCGGGACAGGATACATAGGGTCTCATACTGTTGTAGAACTACAAAACAGCGGATATGAAGTAATCATCATCGATAATTTATCAAATTCAAGTGCTGACGTCGTTGACAATATAGAGAAAGTTTCCGGTATTCGCCCAGTTTTTGAAAAGCTGGACTGTCTGGACTTTGCAGGTCTTGATGCAGTATTTACAAAATATAAAGGAATTAAGGCGATCATTCACTTTGCAGCAAGCAAAGCAGTAGGAGAATCGGTACAGAAACCATTGCTTTACTACCGTAATAACTTGGTTTCTTTGATTAACCTGCTCGAACTGATGCCAAAACATGGAGTAGAAGGTATTGTGTTCTCTTCTTCCTGTACAGTATACGGCCAGCCGGATGAACTGCCGGTAACGGAAAAGGCTCCGATTAAGAAAGCGGAATCACCCTATGGAAATACGAAACAGATCAATGAAGAAATTATTCGTGATACGGTAGCTTCAGGTGCTCCGATCAATGCGATCATGTTGCGCTATTTCAACCCGATTGGTGCGCATCCTACGGCATTGCTGGGTGAACTTCCCAATGGAGTTCCTCAAAACCTGATTCCATATCTGACCCAGACCGCTATTGGTATCCGTGAGAAACTAAGTGTGTTTGGTGACGATTATGATACACCGGACGGTTCTTGTATCCGTGACTTTATCAATGTCGTTGACTTGGCTAAAGCCCATGTGATTGCTATCCGTCGTATCTTGGAAAAGACGCAAAAAGAGAAAGTGGAAGTGTTCAATATCGGTACAGGACGTGGCGTTTCTGTATTGGAATTAATAAATGGCTTTGAAAAAGCCACCGGCGTAAAACTGAATTATCAGATTGTCGGACGTCGTGCAGGCGACATTGAAAAAGTTTGGGCGAATCCGGATTTCGCAAACAAAGAACTGGGTTGGAAGGCTGTAGAAACTTTGGAAGATACTTTACGTTCTGCATGGAACTGGCAGCTGAAACTCCGTGAAAGAGGGATTCAATAA
- the rsxA gene encoding electron transport complex subunit RsxA, with protein MEYILIFISAIFVNNIVLSQFLGICPFLGVSKKVETAMGMSAAVAFVLTIATIVTFLIQKFVLDVFGLGYLQTITFILVIAGLVQMVEIILKKVSPALYQALGVFLPLITTNCCILGVAILVIQKDYDLLTGVVYAFSTAIGFGLALVLFAGLREQMSLVKVPKGMQGTPIALITAGLLAMAFMGFSGVV; from the coding sequence ATGGAATATATATTGATATTTATATCGGCAATCTTTGTAAACAACATCGTGTTGTCGCAGTTCCTGGGTATCTGTCCGTTCCTGGGCGTATCCAAGAAGGTGGAAACTGCGATGGGTATGAGCGCTGCGGTTGCTTTCGTGTTGACCATCGCTACCATCGTTACCTTCCTGATTCAGAAGTTTGTATTGGATGTTTTCGGACTGGGATATTTGCAGACCATTACGTTCATTCTGGTCATTGCCGGATTGGTACAGATGGTGGAAATCATTCTGAAAAAAGTATCGCCTGCTCTGTATCAGGCTTTGGGCGTGTTCTTGCCCTTGATTACCACCAACTGTTGTATTCTTGGTGTGGCTATCCTGGTGATTCAGAAAGACTACGACCTGCTGACAGGTGTTGTGTACGCGTTCTCTACGGCTATCGGCTTCGGTCTGGCACTGGTGCTTTTTGCCGGATTGCGCGAACAGATGAGCCTCGTGAAAGTTCCGAAAGGAATGCAAGGCACTCCGATTGCCTTGATTACCGCCGGTTTGCTTGCTATGGCATTCATGGGATTCTCCGGCGTGGTGTAA
- the rsxE gene encoding electron transport complex subunit RsxE, with protein sequence MNNFKVMMNGIIKENPTFVLLLGMCPTLGTTSSAINGMGMGLATMFVLICSNVVISLIKNLIPDMVRIPSFIVVIASFVTLLQMVMQAYVPGLYATLGLFIPLIVVNCIVLGRAEAFAAKNNAVASMFDGIGMGLGFTIALTLLGAVREFLGTGKIFDLTIMPEEYGMLVFVLAPGAFIALGYLIALINSFKKA encoded by the coding sequence ATGAATAACTTTAAAGTAATGATGAACGGGATTATCAAAGAGAATCCTACGTTTGTACTCCTGCTCGGTATGTGTCCTACATTGGGTACGACTTCGTCGGCCATCAATGGTATGGGTATGGGACTGGCTACCATGTTCGTATTGATCTGCTCGAATGTGGTGATCTCTTTAATCAAGAACCTGATTCCGGATATGGTGCGTATCCCGTCGTTTATCGTGGTGATCGCGTCTTTCGTAACCTTGCTTCAAATGGTGATGCAGGCATACGTGCCGGGACTGTATGCTACGCTCGGTCTTTTCATCCCGTTGATTGTGGTGAACTGTATTGTGTTGGGGCGTGCCGAAGCCTTCGCCGCCAAGAATAACGCAGTTGCTTCTATGTTCGACGGTATCGGCATGGGACTTGGTTTCACCATTGCCCTGACATTGCTGGGTGCTGTTCGTGAATTCCTCGGAACCGGTAAGATTTTCGATCTGACCATCATGCCGGAAGAATATGGAATGTTGGTGTTTGTGTTGGCTCCGGGTGCTTTCATCGCTTTGGGCTATCTCATCGCGCTGATTAATAGTTTCAAGAAAGCCTAA
- a CDS encoding RnfABCDGE type electron transport complex subunit G: protein MKKLQSSLKNMLLVLTGVTAVSVALLAYVNELTKGPIAEANAKTLNEALKKVLPEFTNNPVAESDTIFSEKDGKKNVDFIVYPAKNGEELVGTAVEAKSMGFGGELKVLVGFNAEGKIYNYSLLAHAETPGLGSKADKWFGAYDPAKGEQAVSHEASTKSILGMNPGETPLTVSKDGGTVDAITASTITSRAFLNAVNAAYQAYKAKGGEVNGVSGASQKATDADAATGATIKVELTDSVSAK, encoded by the coding sequence ATGAAAAAGTTACAATCATCTTTAAAGAATATGTTGCTGGTGCTTACGGGCGTGACGGCTGTCTCCGTAGCGTTGCTGGCTTATGTAAACGAACTGACAAAAGGCCCCATTGCCGAAGCGAACGCGAAGACGCTGAACGAGGCCTTGAAAAAGGTTCTTCCCGAATTTACCAATAATCCGGTAGCGGAAAGCGATACGATCTTCAGCGAGAAAGACGGAAAGAAGAACGTTGACTTCATCGTTTATCCCGCCAAGAACGGCGAAGAACTTGTAGGAACGGCTGTCGAAGCTAAATCAATGGGATTTGGCGGCGAACTGAAAGTGCTGGTAGGTTTTAACGCCGAAGGTAAAATCTATAATTACTCGTTGCTCGCTCACGCGGAAACTCCGGGACTGGGCTCTAAAGCCGACAAATGGTTCGGAGCATACGACCCGGCCAAGGGAGAACAGGCTGTATCTCACGAAGCGAGTACGAAATCTATTTTGGGGATGAATCCGGGTGAAACTCCGCTGACCGTCAGCAAAGATGGGGGAACGGTGGATGCCATTACAGCTTCTACCATTACTTCACGTGCTTTCCTGAATGCGGTGAATGCTGCCTATCAAGCCTATAAAGCCAAAGGTGGTGAAGTGAACGGTGTCAGCGGTGCATCTCAAAAGGCTACAGACGCAGACGCAGCTACGGGAGCCACAATAAAAGTTGAACTTACTGATTCGGTCAGTGCTAAATAA
- a CDS encoding RnfABCDGE type electron transport complex subunit D has translation MENKLIVSLSPHVHGGDSVQKNMYGVLIALIPAFLVSLYFFGLGALIVTATSVAACLFFEWAIGKYLMKKPTTTICDGSAIITGVLLAFNLPSNLPVWIIILGALFAIGVGKMSFGGLGCNPFNPALAGRVFLLLSFPVQMTSWPVVGQLTAYTDATTGATPLALMKQAIYGDTAALSQIPDALTLLIGQNGGCLGEVSALALLIGLVYMLWKKIITWHIPVSILATVFIFAGIMHLADPEKYVSPVLQLLSGGLMLGAVFMATDYVTSPMSKKGMLIYGVCIGLLTVVIRLFGAYPEGMSFAILIMNAFTPLINTYCKPKRFGEVAKKK, from the coding sequence ATGGAAAATAAATTAATCGTATCACTATCGCCCCACGTTCATGGCGGAGACAGCGTACAGAAAAATATGTATGGCGTGCTGATCGCACTGATTCCGGCTTTTCTGGTGTCTCTCTATTTCTTCGGACTGGGTGCCCTGATTGTCACGGCTACTTCCGTTGCAGCTTGTTTGTTCTTCGAATGGGCGATCGGGAAATATTTAATGAAGAAACCTACCACTACCATCTGCGACGGCTCTGCCATCATCACAGGTGTGTTGCTGGCATTCAACTTACCGTCTAATCTTCCTGTCTGGATTATCATTCTGGGTGCACTGTTTGCTATCGGTGTAGGCAAAATGTCTTTCGGCGGATTAGGCTGCAATCCTTTCAATCCGGCATTGGCAGGACGCGTGTTCCTGTTGCTTTCTTTCCCGGTGCAGATGACCAGTTGGCCGGTAGTCGGACAGTTGACCGCTTATACGGATGCTACCACCGGTGCCACTCCGCTGGCATTGATGAAGCAAGCCATCTACGGTGACACTGCCGCTTTAAGCCAGATTCCGGACGCATTGACCTTGCTGATCGGACAGAATGGCGGATGCTTGGGTGAAGTGAGTGCACTGGCTCTGCTGATCGGACTCGTTTATATGCTCTGGAAGAAAATCATCACCTGGCATATTCCTGTGTCTATCCTGGCTACCGTGTTTATCTTTGCAGGTATCATGCACCTGGCAGATCCTGAAAAATACGTTTCTCCGGTATTGCAATTGCTCTCCGGCGGTCTGATGCTGGGTGCTGTCTTTATGGCAACCGACTATGTGACTTCTCCGATGAGCAAAAAAGGAATGTTGATTTATGGTGTATGTATCGGTCTGCTGACGGTTGTCATCCGTCTGTTCGGTGCCTATCCCGAAGGTATGTCGTTCGCCATCCTGATTATGAATGCGTTCACTCCGCTGATTAACACCTATTGTAAACCTAAACGCTTTGGGGAGGTAGCGAAGAAGAAATGA
- the rsxC gene encoding electron transport complex subunit RsxC, whose translation MLKTFSIGGVHPHENKLSAHQPIITAEVPAKAVILLGQHIGAPAKPVVAKGDVVKVGTRIAEPAGFVSAAIHSSVSGKVAKIDTIVDASGYAKPAIFIDVEGDEWEETIDRSTTLVKECELSAEEIVKKIADAGIVGLGGACFPTQVKLCPPPSFKAECVIINAVECEPYLTADHQLMLEHAEEIMVGVSILMKAVKVNKAFIGIENNKPDAIELMTKVASSYAGIEVVPLKVKYPQGGEKQLIDAITKRQVASGALPISTGAVVQNVGTAFAVYEAVQKNKPLFERVITVTGKSVAKPSNFLARIGTPMKQLIDACGGLPEDTGKVIGGGPMMGKALVNIEVPTAKGSSGILIMNRKEAKRGEAQTCIRCAKCVSACPMGLEPYLLGALSENGDFETMEKERIMDCIECGSCQFTCPANRPLLDYCRLGKGKVGAMIRARQAKK comes from the coding sequence ATGTTAAAGACATTTTCAATTGGTGGAGTTCATCCACACGAAAATAAATTGTCGGCACATCAACCTATTATCACAGCGGAAGTTCCTGCAAAGGCTGTTATTTTGCTGGGGCAGCACATCGGTGCACCTGCAAAACCGGTTGTAGCGAAAGGGGATGTGGTAAAGGTAGGTACACGGATTGCCGAACCTGCCGGCTTTGTTTCGGCAGCCATTCACTCTTCGGTCAGTGGTAAAGTGGCGAAGATTGATACCATAGTCGATGCCAGTGGTTATGCGAAACCTGCTATCTTCATTGATGTGGAAGGCGACGAATGGGAAGAAACAATCGACCGTAGCACCACACTGGTGAAAGAGTGTGAGCTTTCCGCAGAAGAGATCGTAAAGAAAATTGCCGATGCCGGAATCGTAGGTTTGGGCGGTGCTTGTTTCCCTACACAGGTGAAACTTTGTCCTCCTCCTTCTTTTAAGGCTGAATGTGTGATTATCAATGCCGTAGAATGTGAACCTTACCTGACTGCCGACCATCAGCTGATGCTGGAACACGCGGAAGAAATCATGGTAGGTGTTTCTATCCTGATGAAAGCGGTGAAAGTGAACAAGGCATTTATCGGAATCGAAAATAATAAGCCGGATGCTATCGAACTGATGACCAAAGTGGCCTCCAGCTATGCAGGCATCGAAGTAGTGCCCTTGAAGGTGAAATATCCGCAAGGAGGTGAAAAGCAGCTGATCGACGCGATTACCAAACGTCAGGTGGCGAGCGGCGCATTGCCTATCTCTACGGGAGCCGTCGTGCAGAACGTGGGAACAGCGTTTGCTGTTTATGAGGCAGTGCAGAAGAATAAGCCGTTGTTTGAACGTGTGATTACCGTGACTGGAAAGTCGGTTGCGAAACCTTCCAACTTCCTGGCTCGTATCGGTACACCGATGAAACAGTTGATTGACGCTTGCGGTGGTCTGCCCGAAGATACGGGTAAGGTGATCGGTGGCGGTCCGATGATGGGTAAGGCACTTGTAAATATTGAGGTTCCTACTGCGAAGGGCAGTTCCGGTATCCTGATTATGAATCGGAAGGAAGCCAAACGTGGTGAGGCGCAGACTTGTATCCGTTGCGCGAAGTGCGTGAGTGCCTGTCCGATGGGACTGGAACCGTACTTGCTCGGAGCTTTGTCCGAAAACGGGGATTTTGAAACAATGGAAAAAGAAAGAATCATGGATTGTATCGAGTGCGGCTCTTGCCAGTTCACTTGTCCTGCCAACCGTCCGCTGCTCGACTACTGTCGTCTGGGCAAAGGCAAAGTAGGCGCTATGATTCGTGCACGTCAAGCTAAAAAATAA
- a CDS encoding Fe-S cluster domain-containing protein: MNLILIAVISLGAIALVLAAILYVASKKFAVYEDPRIAQVGEVLPQANCGGCGYPGCSGFADACVKAGSLDGKFCPVGGQPVMAQIADILGLAAGEAEPMVAVVRCNGTCANRPRTNQYDGAKSCAIAASLYGGETGCSYGCLGCGDCVAACQFDAIHMNPETGLPEVDEAKCTACGACVKACPKAIIEIRPQGKKSRRVYISCVNKDKGAVARKACTVSCIGCGKCVKTCPFEAITLENNLAYIDPHKCKSCRKCVEVCPQNTIIELNFPPRKPKEEAPAAPKATEAPKVTE; this comes from the coding sequence ATGAATTTGATTCTGATTGCAGTGATTTCATTGGGAGCTATAGCGCTCGTGCTGGCCGCTATTCTTTATGTGGCTTCCAAGAAATTTGCCGTGTATGAAGACCCGCGGATTGCCCAGGTGGGAGAAGTGCTTCCCCAGGCTAATTGTGGTGGATGTGGCTATCCCGGTTGTAGCGGATTTGCCGACGCTTGCGTCAAAGCCGGTTCGCTGGATGGTAAATTCTGCCCCGTAGGTGGACAACCTGTCATGGCACAAATTGCTGATATCCTCGGACTTGCAGCCGGTGAAGCTGAACCGATGGTAGCAGTGGTGAGATGTAACGGAACGTGTGCAAATCGTCCGCGTACCAACCAATATGATGGTGCGAAGAGTTGTGCTATTGCCGCTTCATTGTATGGTGGGGAAACAGGATGTAGTTACGGATGTCTGGGGTGTGGCGATTGTGTGGCTGCTTGTCAGTTCGATGCCATTCACATGAATCCTGAAACAGGGCTTCCGGAAGTGGATGAAGCGAAATGTACCGCTTGTGGTGCCTGTGTGAAGGCTTGCCCGAAGGCGATCATTGAAATCCGTCCGCAAGGAAAGAAGTCACGCCGCGTGTATATCTCTTGTGTGAATAAAGACAAGGGAGCTGTGGCACGTAAGGCTTGTACAGTGAGCTGTATCGGCTGTGGCAAGTGTGTGAAGACTTGTCCGTTCGAAGCTATTACGCTGGAAAACAACTTGGCTTACATCGATCCGCACAAGTGTAAATCTTGTCGGAAATGTGTGGAAGTTTGTCCGCAGAATACCATTATCGAGTTGAATTTCCCGCCGCGGAAACCGAAAGAAGAAGCTCCGGCTGCTCCGAAGGCTACAGAAGCTCCGAAAGTAACAGAATAA
- a CDS encoding SoxR reducing system RseC family protein: protein MTNNTIKHLGIVENIQGSHLSVRIVQTSACAACSAKGHCSSADSKDKIIDIIDTAASSYQVGERVMVVGETSMGMMAVVLAFVLPFVLLIFSLFLLMAWIENELYAALLSLAVLVPYYFVLWLNKTRLKQQFSFTIKPINN, encoded by the coding sequence ATGACGAATAATACTATAAAGCATCTAGGTATTGTGGAAAACATACAAGGTTCTCATCTGTCGGTGAGGATTGTCCAGACATCGGCTTGCGCGGCTTGTAGCGCAAAGGGGCATTGTTCCTCGGCGGATAGTAAGGACAAAATCATAGATATTATAGATACCGCGGCTTCTTCCTATCAGGTGGGAGAGAGGGTGATGGTAGTCGGCGAAACGTCGATGGGCATGATGGCGGTAGTATTGGCTTTCGTACTTCCTTTCGTACTTCTTATATTTTCATTGTTTCTTTTGATGGCATGGATAGAGAATGAGTTGTATGCAGCACTTCTTTCTCTAGCTGTTCTTGTACCTTATTATTTCGTTTTATGGCTTAACAAAACGCGACTCAAACAACAATTTTCATTTACTATAAAACCAATAAATAACTAA